One Fretibacterium sp. OH1220_COT-178 genomic window carries:
- a CDS encoding YitT family protein, with translation MKVLSEQSMRVKNFLLSLPGLLRREWRAVLAVLTANVVFAFAVSYFTLPYRFPDLGISGLAVLSNYVFGISPSWIIFIGNVLLIFWGRRSLNLRFLVLTFSSIVIFSLFIPIFRDIPLNLPRDKFMATVITGLLKGVAIGMLFNIGGSSGGLDIVAMVLRRRHGIEVGRFFIFVNFFILALSVGVVGLEPVVYGAVGLYVFGITLDSVTRSFDKRKQAFIITNVPDEVCRFITAKGKGVTRLEGHGAYTGQPRPVLISLLEPRQVVQLKAFLKEKDPRAFVSICDATEVLGQGFKSWKSL, from the coding sequence TTGAAGGTCCTGTCCGAACAAAGCATGCGCGTCAAGAATTTTCTGCTCTCCCTGCCCGGCCTCCTGCGCCGGGAGTGGAGGGCCGTCCTGGCGGTTCTGACGGCGAACGTCGTCTTCGCCTTCGCGGTCAGCTATTTCACCCTGCCCTACCGCTTTCCCGATCTCGGAATATCCGGTCTCGCCGTGCTCTCCAACTACGTGTTCGGCATATCGCCCAGCTGGATCATCTTTATCGGCAACGTGCTGCTGATCTTCTGGGGACGGAGGAGCCTGAACCTGCGTTTTTTGGTGCTGACCTTCTCCTCCATCGTCATCTTTTCGCTGTTCATCCCGATATTTCGGGACATCCCCCTGAACCTTCCGAGGGACAAGTTCATGGCCACGGTCATCACGGGGCTTCTGAAGGGCGTCGCCATCGGCATGCTCTTCAACATCGGAGGGTCCAGCGGCGGGCTCGACATCGTCGCGATGGTCCTGCGCCGGCGTCATGGAATAGAGGTGGGGCGTTTTTTCATCTTCGTCAACTTCTTCATCCTCGCGCTCTCGGTGGGGGTGGTGGGGCTGGAGCCCGTGGTCTATGGAGCCGTCGGCCTCTATGTCTTCGGCATCACTCTGGACAGTGTGACGCGCAGCTTCGACAAACGCAAACAGGCCTTCATCATCACGAACGTTCCGGACGAGGTCTGCCGATTCATCACCGCGAAGGGCAAGGGGGTGACGCGCCTCGAGGGGCACGGAGCCTACACGGGGCAGCCTCGTCCCGTACTGATCTCCCTGCTGGAGCCTCGGCAGGTGGTTCAGCTCAAGGCGTTTCTCAAGGAGAAGGACCCCAGGGCCTTCGTCTCCATCTGCGATGCGACCGAGGTGCTGGGACAGGGATTCAAGAGCTGGAAATCGCTTTAG
- the secA gene encoding preprotein translocase subunit SecA: protein MIWNKLKKALGLDPNERALRKYEAVVEQINELSEELEARGEDELRAMGVRLRERARDGEDLADLLVEVFALVREVSRRTIGLRHYDVQLIGGMALHDGRIAEMRTGEGKTLVATLAVVLNALSGEGVHLITVNDYLAKRDAAWMAPIYNFLGLSVGVIYPYMPPEERYEAYRADITYGTNSEFGFDYLRDNMVMHAQQMVQRSHAYCIVDEVDSILVDEARTPLIISGPSDDNVELYVKADGVARQLTEGSDYGKDEKERNVALTEAGIQRCEDILKMPGLFSDAAKSELAHRIVQALKAHRLFQRDVDYVVKDGEIVIVDEFTGRLMVGRRYSDGLHQAIEAKERVKVGRESQTLATITLQNYFRMYRKLAGMTGTAATEAEEFKEIYGLQVVTIPTHRQMVRQDFPDVIYGTTLEKFGAVADDVEECHKRGQPVLVGTTSIENSERVSKLLKARKIPHQVLNAKHHEKEAHIVAQAGHLGAVTVATNMAGRGTDIMLGGNPEFLARERLLSDRPSLDWTVKGLDEEDVYAYFVRYSNLQAEDLARNYLRDRRLAGEGGSTFEFLSGVFGRIKKAYETHLEVFRSDCQGEHDKVAALGGLAIIGTERHESRRIDNQLRGRSGRQGDAGMSRFYLSLEDNLLRLFGSERIQGLMGRLGMRDGEAIESGMLSKVIESSQHKVEQMHFDIRKQLLAYDNVMNRQREAVYSERQTILNDGEIVDYGWGVINGVIAELLDRYFPEEGEPDAARAAARIRAIFGSGSDELVAKLDSREGLELVREEIVSFLKARYDKKVEELTPEIAQGLVRYVVLNTLDDAWRDHLLAMDELRRGIGLRAIGQKDPLLEYQFESYNLFQEMMLRVRESFAEQFFRVRVVTEDERHSKRHVSEGRDFQLPGFGPGAGTPEDLPRGGEGRPEPVRKGPRVGRNDPCPCGSGKKYKHCCGKAS from the coding sequence ATGATATGGAACAAACTGAAGAAGGCGCTGGGGCTCGATCCCAACGAGCGTGCGCTGAGGAAGTACGAGGCCGTTGTGGAGCAGATCAACGAGCTCTCGGAGGAGCTGGAGGCCAGAGGCGAGGACGAACTGCGGGCCATGGGGGTCCGGCTGCGCGAGCGGGCAAGGGACGGGGAGGACCTCGCGGACCTGTTGGTGGAGGTTTTTGCGCTGGTGCGCGAGGTGTCCCGGCGGACGATAGGGCTTCGGCACTACGACGTGCAGCTGATCGGAGGCATGGCCCTGCACGACGGGCGCATCGCCGAGATGAGGACCGGCGAGGGAAAGACCCTCGTAGCCACCTTGGCGGTCGTCCTGAATGCTCTCTCCGGCGAGGGGGTGCACCTCATCACGGTCAACGATTACCTGGCCAAGCGCGACGCCGCCTGGATGGCCCCGATCTACAACTTCCTCGGGCTCTCCGTGGGGGTCATCTACCCCTACATGCCGCCCGAGGAGCGGTACGAGGCCTACAGGGCGGATATCACCTACGGCACCAACAGCGAGTTCGGGTTCGACTACCTGAGGGACAATATGGTGATGCACGCGCAGCAGATGGTCCAGCGCTCCCATGCCTACTGCATTGTCGACGAGGTGGACTCGATCCTCGTGGACGAGGCGCGGACGCCCCTCATCATCTCCGGGCCCTCCGACGACAACGTCGAGCTTTACGTCAAGGCGGACGGGGTCGCCCGTCAGCTGACGGAGGGCAGCGATTACGGGAAGGACGAGAAGGAACGCAACGTCGCCCTCACGGAGGCCGGCATTCAGCGTTGCGAGGACATCCTCAAGATGCCGGGGCTTTTCTCCGACGCGGCAAAGTCCGAGCTGGCCCACCGCATCGTGCAGGCCCTGAAGGCCCATCGCCTGTTCCAGCGCGACGTCGACTACGTGGTGAAGGACGGGGAGATCGTGATCGTCGACGAGTTCACGGGTCGCCTCATGGTGGGGCGCCGCTATTCGGACGGGCTCCATCAGGCCATCGAGGCGAAGGAGCGCGTGAAGGTCGGGCGCGAGAGCCAGACCCTGGCGACGATAACCCTCCAGAACTACTTCCGCATGTACCGAAAGCTGGCCGGCATGACGGGCACGGCGGCCACGGAGGCCGAGGAGTTCAAGGAGATCTACGGGCTCCAGGTCGTGACCATCCCGACGCACCGGCAGATGGTCCGCCAGGACTTCCCCGACGTGATCTACGGGACGACCCTGGAGAAGTTCGGCGCCGTCGCCGACGACGTGGAGGAGTGCCACAAGCGCGGCCAGCCCGTCCTCGTCGGCACGACGTCCATCGAGAACTCCGAGCGGGTCAGCAAGCTGCTCAAGGCTCGGAAGATCCCCCATCAGGTCCTGAATGCGAAGCACCACGAGAAGGAGGCTCACATCGTCGCACAGGCCGGACACCTCGGGGCCGTGACCGTGGCGACCAACATGGCCGGGCGCGGTACGGACATCATGCTTGGAGGAAATCCCGAGTTCCTGGCCAGGGAGAGGCTGCTCTCCGACCGCCCCTCGCTCGATTGGACCGTCAAGGGCCTGGATGAGGAGGACGTCTACGCCTACTTCGTGCGCTACTCGAATCTGCAGGCCGAGGATCTCGCGCGCAATTACCTGCGGGACCGCCGCCTTGCCGGCGAGGGAGGGAGCACCTTTGAGTTTTTGAGCGGTGTCTTCGGCCGCATCAAAAAGGCCTACGAGACTCATCTCGAGGTGTTCCGTTCCGATTGCCAGGGGGAACACGACAAGGTCGCCGCTCTGGGGGGGCTGGCGATCATCGGAACGGAGCGGCACGAGTCGCGGCGCATCGACAACCAGCTCCGGGGACGCTCCGGACGTCAGGGCGACGCGGGCATGAGCCGCTTCTACCTCTCGCTGGAGGACAATCTGCTGCGTCTCTTCGGCTCCGAGCGCATTCAGGGCCTGATGGGGCGGCTGGGCATGAGGGACGGAGAGGCCATCGAATCCGGTATGCTCTCGAAGGTCATCGAATCCTCCCAGCACAAGGTCGAGCAGATGCACTTCGACATCCGCAAGCAGCTGCTGGCCTACGACAACGTCATGAACCGTCAGCGCGAGGCCGTCTACAGCGAACGTCAGACCATCCTGAACGACGGGGAGATCGTCGACTACGGCTGGGGCGTTATCAACGGGGTCATCGCGGAGCTTCTGGACCGCTATTTCCCAGAGGAGGGGGAGCCGGACGCCGCGCGGGCGGCGGCCCGGATACGCGCCATTTTCGGTTCGGGGAGCGACGAGCTGGTGGCGAAGCTCGACAGCCGGGAGGGTCTTGAGCTGGTGCGGGAAGAGATCGTCTCGTTCCTGAAGGCCCGCTATGACAAGAAGGTCGAGGAGCTGACGCCCGAGATCGCTCAGGGCCTCGTCCGCTACGTGGTGCTCAACACTCTGGACGACGCCTGGCGCGACCACCTCCTGGCCATGGACGAGCTGAGGCGCGGCATCGGCCTGAGGGCCATCGGGCAGAAGGACCCCCTGTTGGAGTACCAGTTCGAATCCTACAATCTCTTTCAGGAGATGATGCTTCGGGTTCGGGAGTCCTTTGCGGAACAATTTTTCCGTGTCCGCGTGGTGACCGAGGACGAACGACACAGCAAACGCCACGTCTCCGAGGGGCGCGACTTCCAGCTTCCCGGCTTCGGACCGGGTGCGGGGACTCCGGAGGACTTGCCGCGCGGCGGGGAGGGGCGGCCGGAGCCCGTCCGGAAGGGGCCCCGGGTGGGGCGTAACGACCCCTGTCCCTGCGGGAGCGGGAAAAAGTACAAGCATTGCTGCGGCAAAGCCTCGTGA
- the argS gene encoding arginine--tRNA ligase, with protein sequence MSDNVLRTSAVSYPKEALVRAVRSVAEKMGKNVPEGMAFELERPRHEGQGDRAASAAMQLAKVFGVAPRELAGRIVERLQEDESGFIERLEVAGPGFVNFFLSRKWFAAVAEEVLSRGERYGALDLGEGRRVQVEFVSANPTGPLHIGHGRGAAVGDVVANILAFTGWNVEREYYINDAGLQMEMLGRSTQARYFELLGRPETVPFPENGYRGAYIVDLARAVLDSEGERFLAETPADSLPWFKRYAGGVILGQIEEDLRNFGVSFDVWFSEASLYERDLVRLAMEDLKKRDYAFESEGALWFKTTDFEDDKDRVLIRNNGAPTYFASDIAYHRDKFVTRGFDRVIDVWGADHHGYIPRIKAGVGAIGKSPDDLDVLLIQLVNLMRDGQPVAMSTRSGEFVTLKEVLEEVGVDATRFFFLMRRSDSQLDFDLDLAKRQSSDNPVYYVQYAHARICSIVREWEARGGRADRLRAKGASVPEELFEDGAARALADCLALFPREVENASRDLAPQMLTGYAGLLAGAFHSFYNTNRILGEPEDVELGRLRVAEAVRVVLHTCLGLLGVSAPERM encoded by the coding sequence ATGTCGGACAATGTGTTGAGGACTTCGGCCGTTTCCTATCCGAAGGAGGCCCTCGTTCGGGCGGTCCGCTCCGTCGCGGAGAAGATGGGGAAGAACGTCCCGGAGGGGATGGCGTTCGAGCTGGAGCGCCCCAGGCACGAGGGACAGGGCGACCGGGCCGCCAGTGCCGCCATGCAGCTGGCCAAGGTCTTCGGCGTCGCTCCGCGGGAGCTCGCGGGCCGGATCGTCGAACGTCTTCAGGAGGACGAAAGCGGGTTTATCGAGAGGCTGGAGGTCGCCGGGCCGGGATTCGTCAACTTTTTCCTGTCCAGGAAGTGGTTTGCCGCCGTTGCCGAGGAGGTCCTCTCGCGTGGGGAGCGCTACGGAGCGCTGGATCTGGGGGAGGGGCGCAGGGTCCAGGTGGAGTTCGTCAGCGCCAATCCGACGGGTCCCCTGCACATCGGCCACGGGCGCGGCGCCGCCGTAGGGGATGTCGTCGCCAATATCCTCGCCTTCACGGGCTGGAACGTCGAGAGGGAATACTATATCAACGATGCGGGACTTCAGATGGAGATGCTGGGACGGTCCACACAGGCCCGATACTTCGAGCTTCTGGGACGCCCCGAGACGGTCCCCTTCCCTGAGAACGGCTACCGGGGGGCGTACATCGTCGATCTGGCCCGGGCGGTTCTCGATTCGGAGGGAGAGCGGTTCCTTGCGGAGACTCCCGCGGACAGCCTGCCCTGGTTCAAGCGATATGCGGGTGGGGTGATCCTCGGCCAGATCGAGGAGGATCTGCGGAACTTCGGGGTGAGCTTCGACGTCTGGTTCTCCGAGGCCTCCCTCTATGAGCGGGACTTGGTGCGCCTGGCGATGGAGGACCTTAAAAAGCGCGACTACGCCTTCGAGTCGGAGGGGGCCCTCTGGTTCAAGACGACGGATTTCGAGGACGACAAGGATCGCGTTCTGATCCGAAACAATGGGGCTCCCACCTATTTCGCGTCGGACATCGCCTACCATCGCGACAAATTCGTGACCCGGGGGTTCGATCGGGTCATCGACGTGTGGGGGGCGGATCATCACGGCTACATTCCGAGGATCAAGGCGGGGGTGGGGGCGATCGGCAAAAGCCCCGATGACCTCGACGTGCTGCTGATCCAGCTGGTCAACCTGATGCGGGACGGTCAGCCCGTGGCGATGTCGACCCGCTCGGGGGAGTTCGTCACACTCAAGGAGGTCCTGGAGGAGGTCGGCGTCGACGCGACACGCTTCTTCTTCCTGATGCGCCGGAGCGACAGTCAGCTGGATTTCGACCTGGATCTCGCCAAGAGGCAGAGCAGCGACAATCCCGTCTATTACGTGCAGTACGCCCATGCCCGGATCTGCAGCATCGTCCGGGAGTGGGAGGCTCGGGGCGGCAGGGCGGACCGGCTCCGCGCGAAGGGGGCCTCCGTACCGGAGGAGCTGTTCGAGGACGGAGCGGCGCGCGCCTTGGCGGACTGTCTGGCGCTTTTCCCGAGGGAGGTGGAGAACGCGTCGCGGGATCTGGCCCCACAGATGCTGACGGGTTATGCGGGGCTGCTCGCCGGCGCCTTCCATTCCTTCTACAACACCAACCGGATTCTGGGTGAGCCCGAGGATGTGGAGCTCGGCCGTCTGAGGGTAGCGGAGGCCGTGCGCGTCGTTTTGCATACCTGCCTGGGCCTTCTGGGCGTGAGCGCCCCCGAGCGGATGTGA
- a CDS encoding FtsB family cell division protein, which produces MPPLRRIVVAAFVLLVLFIIGTHYFFEARRIAQLKAAVEEREALLRQKQESVRDYREKVVFYSSQEGIEHMAREHYNLVFPNERVILIRSDDAGPGGVP; this is translated from the coding sequence ATGCCTCCCCTGAGGCGGATCGTCGTTGCAGCGTTCGTCCTCCTCGTCCTTTTTATTATTGGAACGCACTATTTTTTCGAGGCCCGCAGGATTGCCCAGCTCAAAGCTGCGGTCGAGGAGCGGGAGGCGCTTCTTCGGCAAAAACAGGAGAGCGTGCGGGATTACCGGGAGAAGGTGGTTTTTTACAGCTCCCAGGAGGGCATCGAGCACATGGCCCGGGAACACTACAACCTCGTTTTTCCCAACGAGCGCGTCATCCTTATCCGGAGCGACGACGCCGGGCCGGGGGGCGTGCCCTGA
- the rpsF gene encoding 30S ribosomal protein S6, protein MRHYEMLTILSAEIEEPKEEVEKIQEVVRSLGGEVTQTDVWGKKRLAYPIQKKAEGVYVLFTFDLEPAQTFELKRVLGLRPNIYRQMIILLDD, encoded by the coding sequence GTGCGACATTACGAGATGCTGACCATCCTGAGCGCCGAGATCGAGGAGCCCAAGGAGGAGGTCGAAAAGATTCAAGAGGTCGTACGCAGTCTGGGAGGAGAGGTGACCCAGACGGATGTATGGGGCAAGAAGCGTCTTGCCTATCCCATCCAGAAGAAGGCCGAGGGCGTTTATGTGCTCTTCACCTTCGATCTCGAGCCCGCTCAGACGTTCGAGCTCAAGCGCGTGCTGGGATTGCGTCCGAACATCTACCGCCAGATGATCATCCTGCTGGATGACTAG
- a CDS encoding single-stranded DNA-binding protein translates to MARGFNKVVLMGNLARDPEVRYTVEKRAWARFTVAVGYSWKNKNGEYQDAADFIPVVAWGPLADRCGRYLKKGSGVMVEGRLRVRSYEARDGSGKKYTTEVEATEVIFVGGRKSSDEDAFSAQSSRPAHGFSDDGDFGKSIHEKGFSDDFPMDFSEMERDDKDSEAEIPF, encoded by the coding sequence ATGGCGAGAGGGTTCAATAAGGTCGTCCTGATGGGAAACCTGGCCCGCGATCCCGAGGTCCGTTACACGGTCGAGAAACGGGCGTGGGCGAGGTTTACCGTTGCCGTCGGCTACAGTTGGAAAAACAAGAACGGGGAGTACCAGGATGCCGCGGATTTCATTCCCGTGGTCGCTTGGGGGCCCCTGGCGGACCGTTGCGGCCGTTACCTGAAGAAGGGAAGCGGCGTCATGGTGGAGGGAAGGTTGCGGGTGCGCAGTTACGAGGCCCGTGACGGATCCGGAAAGAAGTACACCACCGAGGTCGAGGCCACCGAGGTCATCTTCGTGGGAGGCCGTAAGAGCTCGGATGAGGACGCCTTCAGCGCTCAGTCCTCGAGGCCCGCGCATGGATTTTCCGACGACGGGGATTTTGGGAAGAGCATCCACGAAAAGGGCTTCAGCGACGACTTTCCGATGGATTTTTCCGAGATGGAGAGGGACGATAAGGATTCGGAGGCCGAAATCCCCTTTTAG
- the rpsR gene encoding 30S ribosomal protein S18 encodes MRRGGPRRRPKFCFYCVEKQEKVDYKDVEKLRKYISERGKIIPRRVTGNCAKHQRLLTEAIKRARYMALLPYTLD; translated from the coding sequence ATGCGCAGGGGAGGCCCCAGGCGCCGCCCGAAGTTTTGTTTCTATTGCGTGGAGAAGCAGGAGAAGGTCGATTACAAGGATGTCGAGAAACTGCGCAAGTACATCAGCGAGCGCGGGAAGATCATTCCCCGCCGCGTAACCGGCAACTGCGCCAAGCATCAGCGGCTTTTGACGGAGGCTATCAAGAGAGCCCGTTATATGGCTTTGCTGCCCTATACGCTGGACTGA
- a CDS encoding DUF2232 domain-containing protein, producing the protein MAEPEKLSPNDTGASFIRVLLFAALAVLLFSSGTFLPILGFWGLLMTPLPLALLGMRQGLRRQTVGTALAAGAVLLLFDPLSAFYFLVSQGPLSFALSLAPRRGRSGGESLLLCSMVSIASKLVLLGVFLALTGRNPLMPDPEQLRQIFSHLYDEVALEGDQLQALREAVEGMMALFPYMMPSLLLLSSALDAFLNYRLGEFFQRGRASAPPALPPFPEWRFSRTLLPAMFLAFFMELAITDWTAGAMFAMNLKLVLNVFFFVQGLSLLWWWLLRRRVGLLGRFAVLVLLVVPFVWLWLVFLGMGDMIFDLRRRGRGTSGSGRG; encoded by the coding sequence ATGGCGGAACCCGAAAAACTGTCCCCAAACGATACCGGAGCCTCCTTCATCCGGGTGCTCCTCTTCGCCGCCCTCGCTGTTTTGCTCTTCTCCTCGGGCACTTTCCTGCCCATCCTGGGGTTCTGGGGGCTGCTGATGACGCCTCTGCCCCTGGCGCTCCTCGGCATGAGGCAGGGGCTTCGCCGGCAGACGGTGGGAACGGCCCTGGCGGCGGGCGCCGTCCTGTTGCTTTTCGATCCCCTGTCGGCTTTTTATTTCCTGGTGAGTCAGGGGCCGCTCTCCTTCGCACTCTCGCTTGCCCCGCGGAGAGGGCGCAGCGGGGGGGAGTCCCTGCTTCTCTGCTCCATGGTCTCGATTGCCTCGAAATTGGTGCTCCTTGGGGTCTTTCTTGCCCTGACGGGACGCAATCCTCTTATGCCGGACCCCGAGCAGCTCCGTCAGATTTTCTCCCACCTCTACGACGAGGTGGCTTTGGAGGGGGACCAGCTCCAGGCCCTCAGGGAGGCCGTCGAAGGGATGATGGCGCTTTTCCCCTACATGATGCCCTCCCTTCTGTTGCTCTCCTCGGCCCTGGACGCCTTTCTCAACTACAGGCTGGGCGAGTTCTTCCAGAGAGGACGGGCGAGCGCGCCCCCCGCCCTTCCTCCCTTTCCGGAATGGCGGTTTTCCAGAACGTTGCTTCCGGCGATGTTCCTGGCCTTTTTTATGGAGCTGGCCATCACGGACTGGACGGCGGGGGCGATGTTCGCGATGAATTTGAAGCTCGTGCTGAACGTCTTTTTTTTCGTGCAGGGGCTGTCGTTGCTTTGGTGGTGGCTGCTGCGCCGCCGGGTGGGGCTTTTGGGGCGCTTTGCCGTCCTGGTTCTTCTCGTCGTGCCGTTTGTGTGGCTTTGGCTGGTCTTCCTGGGCATGGGGGACATGATTTTCGACCTGAGACGCCGCGGAAGAGGAACGAGCGGATCGGGGCGCGGTTGA
- the rplI gene encoding 50S ribosomal protein L9, giving the protein MQVILKADVNKIGRAGELLTVSDGYARNFLFPRGLAEEATAGKVADLKERQKHQKAKEERLRQEAEQARQAIQGKTVRIEATAGENGKLFGSVTAAQIAEALEAQHGLKVDKRDIKTADAVKQPGNHPFTLKLYPGVVAEMVLSVAVRGA; this is encoded by the coding sequence ATGCAAGTTATTTTGAAGGCGGATGTGAACAAAATAGGCCGTGCGGGCGAGCTGCTGACCGTCAGCGACGGGTACGCCCGGAACTTCCTGTTCCCCCGCGGGCTGGCCGAGGAGGCCACGGCGGGGAAGGTCGCGGACCTGAAGGAGCGTCAGAAGCACCAGAAGGCGAAGGAGGAAAGGCTGCGCCAGGAGGCGGAGCAGGCCCGTCAGGCGATTCAGGGCAAGACCGTCCGTATCGAGGCCACTGCGGGGGAGAACGGGAAGCTCTTCGGGAGCGTGACCGCCGCGCAGATCGCCGAGGCCCTTGAAGCTCAGCACGGCCTCAAGGTGGACAAGCGCGACATCAAGACGGCCGATGCCGTGAAACAGCCCGGCAACCATCCCTTTACCCTGAAGCTGTACCCCGGGGTGGTCGCGGAGATGGTCCTGTCCGTGGCGGTCCGTGGCGCCTGA
- the dnaB gene encoding replicative DNA helicase, translating to MQLYDRVPPQNLGAERAVLGACLLEHEALGIALETLRAEDFYDLNHRTAFEVMSGMYAANRPVDLVTFGEELLKRGVFEKLGGQPFFASLVAEVPTTANVGYHADIVREKSVKRRLIEAGSKIVSLGYSSDLESAMIMDEAERAVFEVSQNNNRVDFRPVRDILGSTFQKIEQRYQQSGSDVSGFDSGFTDLDRLTGGFQPGSLNIIAARPSMGKTAFALNIAQFGGGGRNAAVLIFSLEMSAEQLVQRMLGSQAQVDIQAMNTGTMGKSDWDELQNAAGILTRRPIFIDDSSMLTTMDFRARCRRFKARHESLGLIVVDYLQLMSFGGRQTDNRQQEVAEISRMLKGVARELDCPVLALSQLSRETEKRPDKKPMLSDLRDSGAIEQDADTVMFLYRPDYYEESKPDLDSEAFLSLAKNRNGPTDIVHLVFRRQITRFFNAMQH from the coding sequence ATGCAGCTCTATGATCGCGTGCCCCCCCAGAACCTGGGGGCCGAACGTGCCGTTCTGGGGGCTTGTCTCCTGGAACACGAGGCGCTGGGTATCGCTCTTGAGACCCTGAGGGCCGAGGATTTTTACGACCTGAACCACAGGACGGCCTTCGAGGTGATGAGCGGCATGTACGCTGCCAATCGCCCGGTGGACCTCGTGACCTTCGGGGAGGAGCTGCTCAAGCGGGGCGTGTTCGAGAAGCTGGGGGGGCAGCCCTTCTTCGCCTCCCTCGTCGCCGAGGTGCCCACCACGGCCAACGTCGGCTATCACGCCGATATCGTCCGGGAAAAATCGGTCAAGCGACGGCTCATCGAGGCCGGGAGCAAGATCGTCAGCCTGGGGTACTCCAGCGATCTGGAGAGCGCCATGATCATGGACGAGGCGGAGCGCGCCGTCTTCGAGGTCTCCCAGAACAACAACCGGGTGGATTTCCGGCCCGTCCGGGACATCCTGGGGAGCACCTTCCAGAAGATCGAGCAGCGCTACCAGCAGAGCGGCTCGGACGTCAGCGGGTTCGACTCGGGCTTTACGGACCTGGACCGGCTGACGGGCGGTTTTCAGCCCGGAAGCCTGAACATCATCGCCGCCCGGCCCTCCATGGGAAAGACGGCGTTTGCCCTCAACATCGCGCAGTTCGGGGGCGGCGGGCGCAACGCGGCCGTCCTGATCTTCAGCCTGGAGATGTCCGCCGAGCAGCTGGTGCAGCGTATGCTGGGCTCGCAGGCGCAGGTGGACATCCAGGCCATGAACACGGGGACCATGGGCAAGAGCGATTGGGACGAGCTGCAGAACGCAGCCGGGATCCTGACGCGGAGGCCCATCTTCATCGACGACAGCTCCATGCTGACGACCATGGACTTCCGCGCCCGATGCAGGCGCTTCAAGGCCCGGCACGAGAGCCTGGGGCTGATCGTCGTGGATTACCTTCAGCTCATGAGCTTTGGCGGCCGACAGACGGACAATCGGCAGCAGGAGGTCGCGGAGATCTCGAGGATGCTCAAGGGGGTGGCGCGCGAGCTGGACTGTCCCGTGCTCGCCCTCTCGCAGCTCTCGCGCGAGACGGAGAAACGGCCGGACAAGAAGCCCATGCTGTCGGACCTCCGGGACTCCGGCGCCATCGAGCAGGACGCGGATACCGTCATGTTCCTCTACAGGCCGGACTACTACGAGGAGTCCAAGCCCGACTTGGACAGCGAGGCCTTCCTGAGCCTGGCCAAGAACCGCAACGGTCCTACGGACATCGTACATTTGGTGTTTCGAAGGCAGATCACCCGTTTCTTCAACGCGATGCAGCATTGA